In the Drosophila gunungcola strain Sukarami unplaced genomic scaffold, Dgunungcola_SK_2 000001F, whole genome shotgun sequence genome, one interval contains:
- the LOC128263179 gene encoding palmitoyltransferase ZDHHC23 isoform X1, with amino-acid sequence MFLMSAAGLSDFVTAARKSEVAEAKSAQENRTLCCCEYVAQDSQQRTHILACCCNCVDFDLVFTRLVTRRAIDRRNIDSMLIAFQDRLRLPWRGGAKRISPAAVAPAFIVPLMLGLATLNSKTAVVLMLTLVGFTVWGVELAKRTATRTNFFLSWLVFSVLYMVIIFEFQVPLLELAPEENYALMFFSCAALYCLYSTKVLAPLNLVSTQYGTTPKDELPGIAEASSGEEQAEAQITLQMDSVLSLEDDDDEVVDMGMDTAERSGLMHGQPNICEICRKVTPRRAYHCPICGTCVKRRDHHSYWLNCCIGERNYVWYIVGLALSEIALLLGANLTLTSICHPFMVVRPLGYPVLLPDDCSEVFEGFELGISFVVACYALLISAYIAFILTRQAYLWWKGSTLHEFKRASNAAVRNRIWSNWRAILK; translated from the exons ATGTTCTTGATGTCTGCCGCCGGTTTATCCGATTTTGTGACTGCAGCCCGGAAATCAGAGGTCGCGGAGGCCAAGTCAGCGCAGGAGAACAGGACGCTCTGCTGCTGTGAGTACGTGGCGCAGGACAGCCAACAGCGAACGCACATCCTAGCATGCTGTTGTAACTGCGTGGACTTCGACTTAGTGTTTACAAG ACTCGTCACCCGCCGAGCCATCGATCGAAGGAACATAGACAGCATGCTGATCGCCTTCCAGGACCGACTGCGTTTGCCATGGCGCGGCGGAGCCAAGCGAATATCGCCTGCAGCCGTGGCTCCGGCTTTTATTGTGCCGCTCATGCTAGGATTGGCCACCCTGAACTCCAAGACAGCCGTGGTGCTAATGCTCACTCTGGTGGGCTTCACCGTCTGGGGCGTGGAGCTGGCCAAGAGGACGGCCACGCGGACAAATTTCTTTCTCAGCTGGCTGGTCTTCTCGGTGCTCTATATGGTCATCATATTTGAGTTCCAGGTGCCACTGCTGGAGCTGGCTCCCGAGGAGAACTATGCCCTGATGTTCTTCTCCTGCGCCGCCCTGTACTGTCTCTATTCCACCAAGGTTCTGGCCCCGTTGAATCTTGTTTCGACCCAATACGGAACCACGCCTAAGGATGAGCTGCCGGGCATCGCGGAGGCTTCTAGTGGCGAGGAGCAGGCGGAGGCTCAGATCACGCTCCAGATGGACAGTGTACTGAGTCTGGAagacgacgatgacgaggtGGTGGACATGGGCATGGACACTGCCGAGCGGTCGGGCTTGATGCACGGGCAGCCCAACATCTGCGAGATCTGTCGAAAGGTGACTCCAAGGCGGGCCTACCACTGTCCCATTTGCGGCACCTGCGTGAAAAGGCGGGATCACCACAGCTACTGGCTTAACTGCTGCATCGGGGAGCGGAACTACGTGTGGTACATCGTGGGGCTGGCTCTGTCGGAGATTGCACTCCTCCTGGGCGCCAACCTGACGCTCACTTCGATATGCCATCCCTTCATGGTGGTGCGGCCACTGGGCTATCCCGTGCTCTTGCCCGACGACTGCAGTGAGGTGTTCGAGGGTTTTGA GCTGGGGATCTCCTTTGTGGTGGCTTGCTACGCCCTGCTCATCTCCGCTTACATCGCCTTTATACTCACCCGACAGGCCTACTTGTGGTGGAAGGGCTCCACCCTGCACGAGTTCAAACGCGCCTCCAATGCCGCAGTTCGCAACCGAATCTGGAGCAATTGGCGAGCCATTCTGAAGTGA
- the LOC128263183 gene encoding uncharacterized protein LOC128263183: MSFIDQEVTEFRAKCEKQVPHTKIIICSSSLIRVDIYPERPNRSMTVCLRFPQNYPRSTPILVELKSRVYSDILLTELTRLIDDYARDFIGKPQALLVLAFAQQYLSDNPLCVCLDEIKQLRADIKSGGTTTESQLKLKQRNRSVELVARGGLYTYRVTAVVPDSYPMQSVELRGQESNLPAVLVRYLNGQSREIARQCVEPPIRLSKEALANFRPVRSLQRSLKFCLEATRDFHIELCPICDNTVLPEDPQDIDMDDNADNFIERVYCGHLFHQGCLKKYLSEPPFPKGGKICPAQRRHPRSDAQTYMGRTQGGGGSSTVSRTPDDAGVCGIKLAHDRWVVSVKTAEARWAQKQARQRELEEVVDFLQ, encoded by the coding sequence ATGAGCTTCATTGATCAGGAAGTTACGGAGTTCCGGGCCAAATGTGAGAAGCAGGTGCCGCACACGAAGATCATAATTTGCTCCAGCTCTTTGATCCGAGTCGACATTTACCCGGAGCGGCCCAACCGATCGATGACCGTGTGCCTGCGTTTCCCACAAAACTATCCACGGAGCACTCCCATCCTGGTGGAGCTGAAGAGTCGCGTGTACTCCGACATACTGCTGACCGAGCTCACCCGGCTGATCGACGACTATGCGCGGGACTTCATCGGCAAGCCACAGGCGCTCCTGGTCCTGGCCTTTGCCCAACAGTATTTATCGGATAATCCACTCTGCGTGTGCCTGGACGAGATCAAGCAGCTGAGGGCGGACATCAAGAGTGGGGGCACCACCACGGAGAGTCAGCTAAAGTTGAAACAGCGGAACAGGAGCGTGGAGCTGGTGGCCAGGGGAGGCCTCTACACATACAGAGTAACGGCCGTCGTGCCGGACAGCTATCCAATGCAGAGTGTGGAGTTGCGTGGCCAGGAATCCAATCTCCCGGCCGTGCTCGTGCGCTACCTAAACGGCCAGTCGCGTGAGATTGCCCGCCAGTGCGTGGAGCCCCCGATCCGGCTAAGCAAGGAGGCACTGGCCAATTTTCGGCCCGTCAGAAGCCTGCAACGATCGCTCAAATTCTGCCTGGAGGCCACGCGGGACTTTCACATCGAATTGTGCCCCATTTGTGATAATACCGTTCTGCCTGAGGATCCGCAGGACATAGACATGGACGATAATGCGGACAACTTCATCGAGCGCGTCTACTGTGGCCATTTGTTCCACCAGGGCTGCCTTAAGAAGTACCTGTCGGAGCCCCCGTTTCCCAAGGGCGGCAAAATCTGCCCGGCCCAGCGTCGCCATCCGCGATCGGATGCCCAGACCTACATGGGGAGGACCCAGGGCGGAGGTGGCTCCTCCACCGTGTCCAGGACTCCGGACGATGCTGGTGTGTGCGGCATTAAGCTGGCCCACGATCGCTGGGTGGTCAGCGTGAAGACCGCTGAGGCTAGATGGGCCCAGAAACAGGCTCGCCAGAGGGAACTGGAGGAGGTGGTCGACTTCCTGCAATAA
- the LOC128263180 gene encoding reticulon-4-interacting protein 1 homolog, mitochondrial, whose product MQTSGSNAILSLRRFVLLARRQLSASAQSAFSGSQTNAQPIPPSPDKFGDKMRGWQLHNYGDIDELQLSEKVKIPQIRSSNECLVRIRTTAVNPIDLAMLRGYGAAVLNKMRCKPGDGIEFPLILGREFCGELVQTGMGVPSDSLPLGARVWGVVPLQAGVGAHAEYVAVPSYCLAPAPKELDDSEAASVLYAGLTAWSGLYITGGLGGPCGAATSSGGGAHKRVLVLGGSGGVGSLAIQILKSQKVQVLATCSENAVEMVRNLGADFVVDYNNSESMQELCKYAPYDIVLDCSGQGGQKAAESNFDFRQYITFSSPLLANIDKQGLGLGALQNVFDLVQTNVKSFSQRGGLVKWGFFSPAPQGIQFLQKLVEQRKLMPLIDSSYEFCDLPKAFEKMKGGHLRGKIVVKV is encoded by the exons ATGCAGACTTCCGGCTCTAATGCTATCCTGTCCCTGAGGCGGTTCGTCCTGCTCGCCAGGCGCCAGTTGTCAGCTTCGGCACAATCCGCGTTCTCCGGCTCCCAAACAAATGCCCAACCAATTCCCCCATCGCCTGATAAATTTGGCGACAAAATGCGGGGATGGCAGCTGCACAATTACGGTGACATCGACGAGCTGCAGCTCTCCGAGAAGGTGAAGATTCCCCAGATCCGCAGCTCTAACGAGTGCCTGGTCCGAATACGAACGACAGCTGTGAATCCTATCGACCTGGCGATGCTTCGTGGTTATGGAGCCGCTGTGCTGAACAAGATGCGCTGCAAGCCCGGCGATGGCATCGAATTCCCCCTCATCCTGGGCCGCGAGTTCTGCGGCGAACTGGTGCAGACGGGCATGGGGGTTCCCTCGGATTCGCTGCCCCTGGGAGCCCGCGTCTGGGGAGTGGTTCCCTTACAGGCCGGCGTGGGAGCCCATGCTGAATACGTAGCCGTGCCTTCATACTGT CTCGCTCCGGCCCCCAAAGAACTGGATGACAGTGAGGCGGCTAGCGTGTTGTATGCCGGTCTGACGGCATGGTCGGGCCTGTATATCACTGGCGGTCTGGGTGGTCCATGCGGGGCAGCCACATCTTCCGGCGGTGGAGCCCACAAGCGTGTCTTGGTTCTGGGCGGCTCCGGAGGTGTTGGCTCCCTGGCCATACAAATCCTGAAGTCACAAAAAGTGCAAGTTCTCGCAACCTGCAGCGAAAACGCCGTGGAAATGGTTCGGAATCTGGGCGCCGACTTCGTGGTGGACTACAACAACAGCGAGTCCATGCAGGAGCTGTGCAAATATGCACCCTACGACATCGTACTGGACTGTTCCGGCCAAGGAGGTCAGAAGGCGGCTGAATCGAACTTCGACTTCCGGCAGTACATCACCTTCTCATCTCCGCTGCTGGCAAACATCGATAAGCAGGGATTAGGTCTGGGGGCGCTGCAGAATGTGTTTGACTTGGTCCAGACCAATGTGAAGTCATTCTCGCAACGCGGAGGACTTGTAAAGTGGGGTTTCTTTAGTCCCGCACCGCAGGGCATTCAATTCCTACAAAAACTGGTGGAGCAGCGGAAG CTGATGCCGCTGATCGATAGCAGCTACGAATTCTGTGATCTGCCTAAGGCCTTTGAAAAGATGAAAGGCGGACACTTGCGGGGCAAGATTGTGGTGAAAGTCTGA
- the LOC128263169 gene encoding calponin homology domain-containing protein DDB_G0272472 — translation MSHLKRREKPNKESRWDRIRKRHQQTNALGLKTEAVRRLIEADYVGRRQERLLIEGEDPKQLNPSVIMDMRHKMFQKIPHKLPLATLAHGHGHSLEATKAHNLEVEQRFIDNQLQKFRQQLSRQFQRSKSHRVPPTKPDFKLNNGPLVKSLAQAAQHIDNFYSTPVQALGQMAQMCSESKSAATKSLIQQLRSEPEKEADMDCEWAERQAQVMELPTFLEEQVISFDALEYRNFTKQVQADESKAKLLRCRTPSPLTSTEEFFRPMRAAAERQMLHVRTVRHEEELQQEQLQPDGNPSPLKRESSTCSNTSDGIDSVISDLAEEALYELQLEAAEEQNEQLAKELPVPPKQVQFQLPQKKTPTPSTHPILESEAEPEPEPLLIRRIELPKVVVKPKVPETPQLSSDSEDESGVAPSHEKQKIIDQLFQARANTQLVIMRKYFLKWIHFTTMEKIEREQGHTSYQARDNRVQKINAFLDKVRQEKKRQRTETVAETSKITQKSLEQREEAVKMAKQFKNKLKVQQDIIDLQRLKLERQERLIMQLKLTKLSDEAKEAREDLKQELKTVIRCGDPKAKAKAKCLQLIGSLRDADDEEMARLQGKALLQPRFLQHMQERATERSVRHEQARQRRAQADAEREAAKVALEEAKRQEDEEAKRLRIEVLKEKRRQEKMAKVLKERERQRFIDNQRKAVEFSRRLLLSRIGMEGFKRLLQRKRENLVNSEEFRCQLFKRNAFQSWHNYTVYKQREKMIRAERCWHTILKRRALSAWIVYVQNEKSKMLVAIDWHALHAMEHWFGRWHKYSTRCRMIEDTKTRQAISHHEWHLKWKVLDCWRRLPQILKIEKETEERRQRWRMKIWELLPDYKPREDSLW, via the exons ATGTCGCATCTAAAACGCCGTGAGAAACCCAACAAGGAGTCGCGATGGGATCGCATCCGCAAGAGGCATCAGCAGACTAATGCTTTGGGCCTGAAGACGGAGGCAGTGCGTCGCCTTATCGAGGCGGATTATGTTGGAAGGCGACAGGAGCGCCTTCTGATCGAAGGAGAAGATCCCAAGCAGCTGAATCCTAGTGTTATCATGGACATGCGGCATAAGATG TTTCAAAAGATACCACACAAACTGCCGCTGGCCACGCTGGCCCATGGCCACGGCCACTCCCTGGAGGCCACCAAGGCTCACAACCTGGAGGTGGAGCAGCGATTCATCGACAACCAGCTGCAGAAGTTCCGCCAGCAGTTGTCCAGGCAGTTCCAGCGCAGCAAGTCCCACCGAGTGCCGCCGACCAAGCCGGACTTCAAACTGAACAATGGACCCCTGGTGAAGAGTCTGGCCCAGGCTGCCCAGCACATTGATAACTTCTACAGCACTCCCGTCCAGGCCTTGGGTCAGATGGCCCAGATGTGCTCGGAATCCAAGTCAGCGGCCACCAAGAGCCTCATCCAGCAACTGAGATCCGAACCGGAAAAGGAGGCGGACATGGATTGTGAGTGGGCGGAGCGGCAGGCGCAGGTGATGGAGCTCCCCACCTTCCTGGAGGAGCAAGTGATATCCTTTGATGCCCTGGAGTATCGCAACTTCACGAAGCAAGTCCAGGCGGATGAGAGCAAAGCGAAACTCCTGCGCTGCCGCACACCGAGTCCTTTGACCTCCACGGAGGAGTTCTTTAGGCCAATGCGGGCGGCGGCCGAGCGCCAGATGCTTCATGTCCGCACCGTTCGACACGaggaggagctgcagcaggagcagctaCAGCCAGATGGTAATCCTTCCCCGCTGAAGAGGGAATCCTCCACCTGCTCAAACACCAGCGATGGCATAGACTCCGTAATATCCGACCTGGCGGAGGAAGCGCTCTACGAACTCCAACTGGAAGCTGCTGAGGAACAAAACGAACAGCTAGCCAAGGAGTTGCCCGTTCCGCCCAAGCAGGTGCAGTTTCAGTTGCCCCAAAAGAAAACCCCTACACCAAGCACCCATCCCATTTTGGAATCAGAGGCCGAGCCCGAACCGGAACCCCTGCTCATACGGCGGATTGAATTGCCCAAGGTGGTGGTCAAGCCGAAGGTACCTGAGACCCCGCAACTATCCAGTGACAGTGAAGACGAGTCGGGTGTGGCACCCAGTCACGAGAAGCAGAAGATCATCGATCAGCTGTTCCAGGCCAGAGCCAACACCCAGTTGGTGATCATGCGCAAGTACTTCCTCAAGTGGATACACTTCACAACGATGGAGAAGATCGAGCGGGAGCAGGGACACACCTCCTATCAGGCGCGGGACAATCGGGTGCAGAAGATCAACGCGTTTCTAGACAAAGTGCGGCAGGAGAAGAAGCGACAACGCACTGAAACGGTGGCCGAGACAAGTAAGATCACCCAGAAATCCCTGGAGCAGCGTGAGGAGGCCGTAAAAATGGCCAAGCAGTTTAAGAACAA ACTCAAGGTGCAGCAGGACATCATTGACCTACAGCGCCTCAAGCTGGAGCGCCAGGAGCGGCTCATCATGCAGCTGAAGCTGACCAAGCTCAGCGACGAGGCCAAGGAAGCTCGCGAGGACCTCAAGCAGGAGCTGAAAACGGTCATCCGCTGCGGGGATCCCAAGGCCAAGGCGAAGGCAAAGTGCCTGCAGCTGATCGGCAGTCTGCGCGATGCGGATGACGAGGAGATGGCCCGGCTGCAGGGCAAGGCACTGCTCCAGCCACGATTCCTGCAGCACATGCAGGAGCGGGCCACCGAGCGGAGTGTGCGTCACGAGCAGGCTCGTCAGCGGCGGGCACAGGCGGATGCCGAAAGGGAGGCGGCCAAGGTGGCTCTGGAGGAGGCCAAG CGCCAGGAGGACGAAGAAGCCAAGCGCCTGCGGATAGAGGTCCTTAAGGAGAAGCGACGCCAGGAGAAAATGGCCAAGGTCCTGAAGGAGCGGGAACGCCAGCGCTTCATAGACAACCAGCGCAAGGCAGTGGAGTTTAGTCGACGGCTTCTGCTCAGCCGGATTGGCATGGAGGGCTTCAAACGGCTCCTGCAGCGCAAGCGCGAGAATCTGGTCAACAGCGAGGAGTTCCGTTGTCAG CTATTCAAAAGGAACGCCTTCCAATCGTGGCACAATTACACGGTCTATAAGCAACGTGAAAAGATGATCCGAGCGGAGAGGTGTTGGCACACCATCCTCAAGAGACGCGCCCTGAGCGCCTGGATCGTCTACGTGCAGAACGAGAAGAGCAAGATGCTGGTGGCCATCGATTGGCATGCACTCCATGCCATGGAGCACTGGTTCGGACGCTGGCACAAATACTCCACGCGCTGTCGGATGATCGAGGACACCAAGACGCGGCAGGCCATCTCCCATCACGAGTG GCACCTGAAGTGGAAGGTCCTAGATTGCTGGCGGCGCCTGCCACAGATCCTCAAAATCGAAAAGGAGACGGAGGAGCGACGCCAGCGATGGCGCATGAAGATCTGGGAGCTGCTGCCCGATTACAAGCCGAGAGAGGATAGCTTGTGGTAG
- the LOC128263179 gene encoding palmitoyltransferase ZDHHC23 isoform X2 — MLIAFQDRLRLPWRGGAKRISPAAVAPAFIVPLMLGLATLNSKTAVVLMLTLVGFTVWGVELAKRTATRTNFFLSWLVFSVLYMVIIFEFQVPLLELAPEENYALMFFSCAALYCLYSTKVLAPLNLVSTQYGTTPKDELPGIAEASSGEEQAEAQITLQMDSVLSLEDDDDEVVDMGMDTAERSGLMHGQPNICEICRKVTPRRAYHCPICGTCVKRRDHHSYWLNCCIGERNYVWYIVGLALSEIALLLGANLTLTSICHPFMVVRPLGYPVLLPDDCSEVFEGFELGISFVVACYALLISAYIAFILTRQAYLWWKGSTLHEFKRASNAAVRNRIWSNWRAILK, encoded by the exons ATGCTGATCGCCTTCCAGGACCGACTGCGTTTGCCATGGCGCGGCGGAGCCAAGCGAATATCGCCTGCAGCCGTGGCTCCGGCTTTTATTGTGCCGCTCATGCTAGGATTGGCCACCCTGAACTCCAAGACAGCCGTGGTGCTAATGCTCACTCTGGTGGGCTTCACCGTCTGGGGCGTGGAGCTGGCCAAGAGGACGGCCACGCGGACAAATTTCTTTCTCAGCTGGCTGGTCTTCTCGGTGCTCTATATGGTCATCATATTTGAGTTCCAGGTGCCACTGCTGGAGCTGGCTCCCGAGGAGAACTATGCCCTGATGTTCTTCTCCTGCGCCGCCCTGTACTGTCTCTATTCCACCAAGGTTCTGGCCCCGTTGAATCTTGTTTCGACCCAATACGGAACCACGCCTAAGGATGAGCTGCCGGGCATCGCGGAGGCTTCTAGTGGCGAGGAGCAGGCGGAGGCTCAGATCACGCTCCAGATGGACAGTGTACTGAGTCTGGAagacgacgatgacgaggtGGTGGACATGGGCATGGACACTGCCGAGCGGTCGGGCTTGATGCACGGGCAGCCCAACATCTGCGAGATCTGTCGAAAGGTGACTCCAAGGCGGGCCTACCACTGTCCCATTTGCGGCACCTGCGTGAAAAGGCGGGATCACCACAGCTACTGGCTTAACTGCTGCATCGGGGAGCGGAACTACGTGTGGTACATCGTGGGGCTGGCTCTGTCGGAGATTGCACTCCTCCTGGGCGCCAACCTGACGCTCACTTCGATATGCCATCCCTTCATGGTGGTGCGGCCACTGGGCTATCCCGTGCTCTTGCCCGACGACTGCAGTGAGGTGTTCGAGGGTTTTGA GCTGGGGATCTCCTTTGTGGTGGCTTGCTACGCCCTGCTCATCTCCGCTTACATCGCCTTTATACTCACCCGACAGGCCTACTTGTGGTGGAAGGGCTCCACCCTGCACGAGTTCAAACGCGCCTCCAATGCCGCAGTTCGCAACCGAATCTGGAGCAATTGGCGAGCCATTCTGAAGTGA
- the LOC128263178 gene encoding serine--tRNA ligase, cytoplasmic has product MVLDLDLFRSDKGGNPDAVRDNQKKRFKDVALVETVIAKDLEWRQCRHRADNLNKVKNVCSKVIGEKMKKKEPVGAMSEDPPADVIQDLTEIVAETLQPLTVNQIKQLRILIDNAMTENQKSLELAEQTRNTSLREVGNHLHESVPVSNDEEENRVERTFGDCAKRGKYSHVDLIVMIDGMNAEKGAVVSGGRGYFLTGAAVFLEQALIQHALHLLYARDYVPLYTPFFMRKEVMQEVAQLSQFDEELYKVVGKGSEKAEEVGVDEKYLIATSEQPIAAYHRDEWLPEASLPIKYAGLSTCFRQEVGSHGRDTRGIFRVHQFEKVEQFVLTSPHDNKSWEMMDEMIGNAEQFCQSLGIPYRVVNIVSGALNHAASKKLDLEAWFGGSGAYRELVSCSNCLDYQARRLLVRYGQTKKMNAAVDYVHMLNATMCAATRVICAILETHQTQTGIKVPEPLKKYMPAKFQDEIPFVKPAPIDLELAAAEKQKGKKEKTKKDPAAA; this is encoded by the coding sequence ATGGTGCTGGATCTGGATCTGTTTCGCAGCGACAAGGGCGGCAATCCCGACGCCGTGCGCGATAACCAGAAGAAGCGCTTCAAGGATGTGGCGCTTGTGGAGACCGTGATCGCCAAGGACTTGGAGTGGCGTCAGTGCCGTCACCGCGCGGACAACCTGAACAAGGTGAAGAACGTCTGCAGCAAGGTGATCGGCGAGAAGATGAAGAAGAAGGAGCCGGTGGGCGCCATGAGCGAGGATCCGCCGGCCGACGTTATTCAGGATCTCACTGAGATCGTGGCCGAAACCTTGCAGCCACTGACCGTCAACCAGATTAAGCAGCTACGCATCCTCATCGACAATGCCATGACGGAGAACCAAAAATCTCTGGAGCTGGCCGAGCAGACGAGGAACACCTCTCTGCGGGAGGTGGGCAACCACCTGCACGAGTCCGTACCCGTGTCTAATGACGAGGAGGAGAACCGCGTCGAGCGGACCTTTGGCGACTGCGCAAAGCGCGGCAAGTACTCGCACGTCGACCTCATCGTGATGATCGATGGCATGAACGCCGAGAAGGGAGCCGTGGTGTCGGGCGGACGTGGTTACTTCCTCACCGGAGCCGCCGTCTTCCTGGAGCAGGCCCTCATCCAACATGCATTGCATCTGCTGTATGCCCGCGATTATGTTCCCCTCTATACACCCTTCTTCATGCGCAAGGAGGTGATGCAGGAGGTGGCCCAGCTATCGCAGTTCGACgaggagctgtacaaggtGGTGGGCAAGGGCAGCGAGAAAGCTGAGGAGGTGGGCGTTGACGAGAAGTACCTGATCGCCACCTCGGAGCAGCCCATTGCCGCCTACCATCGCGATGAGTGGCTGCCAGAGGCTTCGCTGCCCATCAAATACGCCGGTCTGTCCACCTGCTTCCGCCAGGAGGTGGGCTCCCATGGTCGCGACACACGCGGCATCTTCCGCGTCCATCAGTTCGAGAAGGTGGAACAGTTCGTGCTCACCTCCCCGCACGACAACAAGTCCTGGGAGATGATGGACGAGATGATCGGCAATGCCGAGCAGTTCTGCCAGTCGCTGGGCATTCCATACCGCGTGGTTAACATCGTGTCCGGTGCCCTCAACCATGCCGCCTCAAAGAAGCTGGATCTGGAGGCCTGGTTCGGCGGCAGCGGTGCCTACAGAGAGCTCGTCTCGTGCTCCAACTGCTTGGACTACCAGGCCCGTCGCCTGCTGGTGCGCTACGGCCAGACCAAGAAGATGAACGCCGCCGTCGACTACGTGCACATGCTGAACGCCACGATGTGCGCCGCCACTCGCGTCATCTGCGCCATTCTCGAGACCCATCAGACGCAGACGGGCATAAAGGTGCCGGAGCCACTGAAGAAGTACATGCCGGCCAAGTTCCAGGACGAGATCCCGTTCGTCAAGCCCGCTCCTATTGATCTGGAGCTGGCTGCCGCCGAGAAACAAAAGGGCAAGAAGGAGAAGACCAAGAAGGACCCGGCTGCCGCTTAA
- the LOC128263189 gene encoding protein cornichon homolog 4, whose product MFLPETATFCITLLVYGAILLLLIYYVLTLADLECDYLNAQECCRRLNFWVIPKFGSHALLCGLLLIGGHWVMFLLNLPMVIWLFYELHRQRRDSLGVYDPVDIHSRGLLKVHLRNCMIYLGYYFVMFFVGLYCLISSLIKGDPIKRYEDDEIVTDF is encoded by the exons ATGTTTCTGCCCGAAACAGCCACCTTTTGTATAACCCTGTTGGTCTACGGAGCCATCCTTCTGCTCCTGATTTACTAT gTCCTAACGCTGGCGGATCTGGAGTGCGACTATCTGAATGCCCAGGAGTGTTGCCGGCGACTCAACTTCTGGGTCATACCCAAGTTCGGATCGCACGCCCTGCTCTGCGGTCTCCTTCTCATCGGTGGCCACTGGGTGATGTTCCTGCTCAACCTGCCGATGGTAATTTGGCTGTTCTACGAACTTCATCGCCAGCGACGCGATAGCCTGGGTGTCTACGACCCCGTCGACATACACAGCCGAGGATTGCTGAAGGTCCACCTGCGAAACTGTATGATCTACCTGGGCTACTACTTTGTCATGTTCTTTGTGGGGCTTTACTG CCTAATTTCATCGCTGATCAAGGGGGATCCCATCAAGCGGTACGAGGACGACGAAATAGTCACGGATTTCTGA
- the LOC128263191 gene encoding uncharacterized protein LOC128263191 gives MDKKKPSLLPYIMDLLSRQPHLFTSKEELIEGIRDVVLEEHITPFGTLQQAVDFSLDVGVSLGILSLTDERVRMPFNYRKGPSKKKLPAGTRISPQEGRRAIKQRMPKARPPKPLAKVVGKRCAKPRKAVDKANTRNKTGKAAQKKPC, from the exons atgGATAAGAAAAAGCCCTCATTGCTGCCCTATATAATGGACTTGCTCAGTCGTCAGCCACATCTAT TCACCTCCAAGGAAGAGTTGATCGAGGGCATCAGGGATGTTGTGCTCGAGGAGCACATAACTCCATTTGGCACCCTCCAGCAAGCTGTGGACTTTTCCTTGGATGTGGGCGTCAGTCTGGGCATCCTCTCTTTGACCGACGAGAGGGTCCGTATGCCCTTCAACTACCGGAAGGGCccatccaaaaaaaaactacccGCTGGTACCCGGATCTCGCCCCAAGAGGGACGCCGGGCCATCAAGCAGCGGATGCCAAAGGCAAGGCCACCGAAGCCGTTGGCCAAAGTCGTGGGGAAAAGGTGCGCTAAGCCACGAAAGGCCGTCGACAAGGCCAATACAAGGAATAAGACGGGCAAGGCAGCACAGAAGAAACCGTGCTAG